The segment TGGCGATGGCGTTAAATGATGCAAACGTTGCGCCAGAACAAGTTGGTTATATTAATGCACATGGTACTAGTACACCATATAATGATCTATTCGAAACACAAGCTGTGAAAACGGTATTTGGTGAGCATGCCTACCAATTGGCAATGAGCTCAACTAAAAGTGTAACGGGCCATTTATTAGGCGCGGCTGGTGGCGTGGAGGCAATCTTTACGTTAATGGCGTTAAAAGAAGGCGTTTTACCACCGACGATGAATTTACATGACCCAGATCCGGAATGTGATTTAGATTATGTTCCAAATGAGGCACGAAAAGCATCGATTGACTTTGCATTAAGCAATTCTTTAGGCTTTGGCGGTCATAATGCTTGTTTATTGTTTAAAAAATATACAGGCGCATAAATTCTAAAAAGAATTCTCTATTTAAATGAAAAACAACGTACGCAGTCATGGCGCACGTTGTTTTTTCGTATAGTTGTACAAAGGATGGTGTCAATCGCACGCTTTGTCATATTTTTATTTTGTTATGGAATTTGTGTTATGTCCATTAGTAATATCATTTTGTATTTAAATTACCGTACGCTCGGTTATTCATGGCGTGCTGTCATGTTGTACATACTAAATAGTGCGGAAATTTATTTAGCAGTAGGTACGTTAGGGATTATGTTTATCGTCGTTTTCGCCCTAACCCCATCGCGTTCTCCATTTTCTTAAGCGTTTTTGAAGCAATCGCATTGGCTTTAATAGCACCTTCATCTAAAATCGCATCAAGTTCTGGTGAATCGATTAATTCATTATAACGTTCTTGAATAGGCGTTAAATGTGTGATGACTGCTTCAGCAACACCTGCTTTAAAATCACCATAGCCTTTACCTTCGTATTTTTGTTCTAGTTGCGCAATGGAAATACCTGATAAGGCAGATTCAATCGTTAATAAATTAGCAACGCCTGGTTTGTTTTCGACATCGAATTTGACAATACCTTCAGAATCCGTCACCGCAGATTTAATTTTCTTTTCAATTTCTTTTGGTGTATCAAGTAAACGAATTGTTGCCTTTGTATTTGGGTCCGATTTTGACATTTTTTTCGTAGGTTCTTGCAATGATTTAATGCGGGCGCCTTCTTTTGGTAATTGAATATCTGGAATTGTTAACACATCATTGTAACGCT is part of the Solibacillus sp. FSL K6-1523 genome and harbors:
- the trpS gene encoding tryptophan--tRNA ligase translates to MKTIFSGVQPTGTITLGNYIGAIKQFPALQDEGNAIYCIVDQHAITVPQDRLELRKNIRSLAAMYIAVGIDPAKSTLFIQSEVPAHAQAGWILQCVASIGELERMTQFKDKSNGKESVSAALLTYPPLMAADILLYNTDIVPVGDDQKQHIELTRDLAERFNKRYNDVLTIPDIQLPKEGARIKSLQEPTKKMSKSDPNTKATIRLLDTPKEIEKKIKSAVTDSEGIVKFDVENKPGVANLLTIESALSGISIAQLEQKYEGKGYGDFKAGVAEAVITHLTPIQERYNELIDSPELDAILDEGAIKANAIASKTLKKMENAMGLGRKRR